Below is a window of Picosynechococcus sp. PCC 7002 DNA.
TTGTCGCAATTTCTTGGTAGAGTTCTTCCCCAAGACGGTCTTGATTTTCAAAAAGCTGATCATGGTATTCCCAGAATTTCCCCTGTTGTTGGGCGGCCCAAGATGCCTCTGCTGCCGGGATTGCTTGGGGGTGAATTTGAGCCAAAGGAAAGTGCTTATAGACAAGAGTAACAGTGTCACTGTTTTGAGCCATAAACGTTTGCAAAGTGCTATGGGCGCGGGCACAGAACGGACATTCAAAGTCAGAAAATTCGATCAAGACCACGTTTAGATCCTCAGCACCCAGGGTGGGACTATCGCCAATGACCGTCTGTGGTTCCGTCAAGACCTGCTGTTGAAAATCCTCAGCCGCCTTTTGTTGTTCTTCCTGTTGGGCCTGTTGTTGGGAGAGTTGGTAGTTTTGTACCGCATCAATCAACACTTGGGGATTGTCCCGAATCACCTGGAGGATTTGCGCTTCCAGTTCCGGATCGACATTGACATCCGCCTGGGCTGTCTCTTGATCGCCATTACAGCCCCAGAGACCAAACCCAAGACAAAGGACAGAAAAAAGGACAAGCATTTTTCGGGAAAAACCTTGCCCCATAGATAACGAAAGAATCATTAGATCTTCAATAAAAATTGCGCTTCTAGTCTATCTAAAAGAGAACCTGTTTTAGGGCAGCCAACAGAAGCGTCACATTTTCCTTGCGGGCGTTATAACCCATCAGGCCAACACGCCAAACCTTACCAGCCAGATCACCGAGACCACCAGCGATTTCGATGTTGTACTCCTTCATCAACTGAGCAGCGACGGCGGCACCATCAACCCCATCGGGAATGCGCACTGTGGTGAGGGTCGGCAGACGGATTTCACGATCCACATGGCACTGTAACCCCATCTCTTCGAGGCCCGCCCAGAGGAGATCTGCTGCCTCCTGGTGCCGTTGCCAACGGGCTTCTAATCCTTCCTCAGCGACGAGCATCAAGGCTTCCCGCAGCGCATAGTTCATATTAACCGGGGCGGTGTGGTGATAGACCCGTTTCCCTGTACCCCAATATTTGCTGACCATGGACATATCTAAATACCAGTTTTTCACCGGCGTCTTGCGATTATTCAGGACATCCAGGGCGCGGGGGCTGAGGGTCAGGGGGCCAAGGCCAGGGGGACAAGCGAGGGCTTTTTGGGTGCCGCTGTAGGCGAGGTCAACGCCCCATTCATCGAGGAAAAGAGGCACACCGCTTAAGCTGGTCACGGTATCGATTAGGAGCATCGTGCCGTGCTTTTCACAAATTTCCTTGACACCTTCGAGGGGTTGTCTGGCTCCCGTAGAAGTTTCGGCGTGGACAAGGGCCAGGATTTTCGGCTCGTGCTGGGCAACGGCAGCACTGATTTCTTCGAGGGTGAAAGCCTTACCCCAAGCAGTGGAGAAAGTATGCACTTCGGCGTCATAGCGGCTGGCCATATCCACGAGGCGGTGACCGAAGTAACCATTGATGCCGATCAAGACTTTATCGCCGGGTTCGACCATGTTGGCGAGGGTGGCTTCCATGGCGGCGCTGCCAGTACCACTCACAGAAATCGTGAAGGGGTTTGCGGTCTGCCAAGTGTAGCGGAGGAGATCCTTGACGTCCTCCATAATTTCAAGATACTTCGGATCGAGGTGGCCGATGGGAGGCATAGCGAGAGCGGCTAAAACCCTGGGGTGGGCATTGGAGGGGCCAGGGCCGAGGAGGAGCCGGGGCGGCAGGTCGAGTTGCTGAACAGGTTTACGGTAAGTATTTTGGACGGTGGGGCGATCGCTCATGGATAGTTAAGCTCTAAGGACTGTATTTAATCAGATTTTTATCGGGTTCAATTTTCCCATATTGTCGGGGCCATCAAGCGAGGGAAGTCTGATGTTTAAAGAATTTAAACTTTGAAAATATTTAATTGTTCCGACACCCTTTGGGGATCTTCTGGCGTGGTAGTGGTTATTTTCTTGGGGATGCCTTTGCGTAGGCCGACGGCAATTTTACTATGCTTTTCAATTTGGGTCATGACTTGTTTTGCCCGTTGAATGACGCTCTTGGGTAAACCGGCTAAACGACCAGCTTCAATCCCGTAGGAACGGTCAGCGCCACCGGGGCGAACTTGGTGCAAGAAGATAATTTCTTCGGGCATTTCTTGAACCGTTACTTGATAATTGGCGACATTTTCTAATAATGAAGCCAACTCATTTAACTCGTGATAATGGGTCGCAAAAATTGTTTTCGCTTTGATTTCTGTGGCGAGGTATTCTGATACTGACCAGGCGATGGAAAGGCCATCAAAAGTTGCAGTTCCCCGGCCAAT
It encodes the following:
- a CDS encoding DsbA family protein is translated as MLVLFSVLCLGFGLWGCNGDQETAQADVNVDPELEAQILQVIRDNPQVLIDAVQNYQLSQQQAQQEEQQKAAEDFQQQVLTEPQTVIGDSPTLGAEDLNVVLIEFSDFECPFCARAHSTLQTFMAQNSDTVTLVYKHFPLAQIHPQAIPAAEASWAAQQQGKFWEYHDQLFENQDRLGEELYQEIATNLGLDLEKFEGDRQNAQPAIQQDLELAQQLGLNGTPFFILASTETGKFETFSGALDLQQYEEKLTAIITP
- a CDS encoding pyridoxal-phosphate-dependent aminotransferase family protein, which encodes MSDRPTVQNTYRKPVQQLDLPPRLLLGPGPSNAHPRVLAALAMPPIGHLDPKYLEIMEDVKDLLRYTWQTANPFTISVSGTGSAAMEATLANMVEPGDKVLIGINGYFGHRLVDMASRYDAEVHTFSTAWGKAFTLEEISAAVAQHEPKILALVHAETSTGARQPLEGVKEICEKHGTMLLIDTVTSLSGVPLFLDEWGVDLAYSGTQKALACPPGLGPLTLSPRALDVLNNRKTPVKNWYLDMSMVSKYWGTGKRVYHHTAPVNMNYALREALMLVAEEGLEARWQRHQEAADLLWAGLEEMGLQCHVDREIRLPTLTTVRIPDGVDGAAVAAQLMKEYNIEIAGGLGDLAGKVWRVGLMGYNARKENVTLLLAALKQVLF